The Thermus brockianus genome window below encodes:
- the speA gene encoding biosynthetic arginine decarboxylase has product MKTARRFSPKEAEEIYLVPYWGAGFFRVGRDGELEVTPLGPEGPAASLLEIVEALRDEGRPLPLVLRFPQILEARVRELNEAFRRAMEKYGYTGGYRGVYPVKVNQRRLVLETVAKAGRPYHYGLEAGSKAELALILAQDLSREALITTNGFKDDDFIRLALMGRKLGRNVVITLEKFAELPRVVRLSKELGVKPQIGIRYKLKAKGAGQWEASGGENAKFGLTTPEIIRAVEILKEEGLLDALVMVHAHIGSQVTDIRRIKMAVREAAQTYVQLRKLGAPLAYLNLGGGLAVDYDGSKTNFYASANYTLPEYAEDLVYVTKEVVEAQGEPHPTLVTESGRAVTAYHQVLVLEVIDVITPPGEKRPEPPPEEAHPLVKELWESLQSLSAKNFREVYHDAFADKETLQTLYDLGLVSLRDRALAEEIFYHVARRVYSIVRELPYAPDEFEDLEKLLADKLVCNFSIFQSLPDAWAIHQLFPIVPLSRLHELPTRQATLVDISCDSDGKIDRFIDLHDVRQSLPVHPIRPGEPYYLGVFLVGAYQDVLGSNHNLFGQVGEAHVVVDEEGFAIERFIPGETAEKVIEKMGFSSRELFQGVERLVRQSRLSPAEKGAFLERYMRELQGYTYLED; this is encoded by the coding sequence TTGAAGACGGCCAGGCGCTTTTCCCCCAAAGAAGCCGAGGAGATCTACCTGGTGCCCTACTGGGGGGCGGGGTTTTTCCGCGTGGGCCGGGACGGGGAGCTGGAGGTAACCCCCTTGGGCCCCGAGGGCCCCGCCGCCTCGCTTTTGGAGATCGTGGAGGCGCTAAGGGACGAGGGGAGGCCCTTGCCCTTGGTGCTCCGCTTTCCTCAGATCCTCGAGGCCCGCGTCCGCGAGCTCAACGAGGCCTTCCGCCGGGCCATGGAGAAGTACGGCTACACCGGGGGCTACCGGGGGGTTTACCCGGTGAAGGTGAACCAGCGCCGCCTGGTGCTGGAAACGGTGGCCAAGGCGGGAAGGCCCTACCACTACGGCCTCGAGGCGGGGAGCAAAGCGGAGCTCGCCCTCATCCTGGCCCAGGACCTCTCCCGGGAAGCCCTCATCACCACCAACGGCTTTAAGGACGATGACTTCATCCGCCTGGCCCTCATGGGGCGGAAGCTGGGGCGGAACGTGGTCATCACCCTGGAAAAGTTCGCCGAACTCCCCCGGGTGGTGCGGCTTTCCAAGGAGCTCGGGGTCAAGCCCCAGATCGGCATCCGCTACAAGCTAAAGGCCAAGGGGGCGGGGCAGTGGGAGGCCTCCGGGGGAGAGAACGCCAAGTTCGGCCTCACCACCCCGGAGATCATCCGGGCGGTGGAGATCCTGAAGGAGGAAGGCCTCCTGGACGCCCTGGTCATGGTCCACGCCCACATCGGGAGCCAAGTGACGGACATCCGCCGCATCAAGATGGCGGTGCGGGAGGCAGCCCAGACCTACGTGCAGCTCAGGAAGCTCGGGGCGCCCCTCGCCTACCTAAACCTGGGCGGGGGCCTGGCCGTGGACTACGATGGCTCCAAGACCAATTTTTACGCCTCCGCCAACTACACCCTCCCCGAGTACGCCGAGGACCTGGTCTACGTGACCAAGGAGGTGGTGGAGGCCCAGGGCGAGCCCCACCCCACCCTGGTCACGGAATCGGGGCGGGCGGTCACCGCCTACCACCAGGTCCTCGTCCTGGAAGTGATTGACGTCATCACCCCTCCAGGGGAAAAGCGCCCCGAGCCCCCGCCCGAGGAGGCCCACCCCTTGGTCAAGGAGCTTTGGGAGAGCCTGCAAAGCCTGAGCGCCAAAAACTTCCGCGAGGTCTACCACGACGCCTTCGCCGACAAGGAAACCCTGCAAACCCTCTACGATCTGGGCCTCGTTTCCCTGAGGGACCGGGCCTTGGCGGAGGAGATCTTCTACCACGTCGCCCGGCGGGTGTACAGCATCGTGCGGGAGCTACCCTACGCCCCCGATGAGTTTGAGGACCTGGAAAAGCTCCTCGCCGACAAGCTCGTGTGCAACTTCTCCATCTTCCAAAGCCTCCCCGACGCCTGGGCCATCCACCAGCTCTTCCCCATCGTGCCCCTTTCCCGCCTCCACGAGCTCCCCACCCGCCAGGCCACCCTGGTGGACATCTCCTGCGACTCCGACGGCAAGATAGACCGCTTCATTGACCTCCACGACGTGCGGCAAAGCCTCCCCGTCCACCCCATCCGCCCCGGGGAGCCCTACTACCTGGGGGTTTTCCTGGTGGGGGCTTACCAGGACGTTCTGGGAAGCAACCACAACCTCTTCGGCCAGGTGGGCGAAGCCCACGTGGTGGTGGACGAGGAAGGCTTCGCCATTGAGCGCTTTATCCCCGGGGAGACAGCGGAAAAGGTCATTGAGAAGATGGGGTTTTCCTCCCGGGAACTTTTCCAGGGAGTGGAGCGCCTGGTGCGGCAAAGCCGCCTCTCCCCGGCGGAGAAGGGGGCCTTCTTGGAACGGTACATGCGGGAACTCCAGGGGTACACCTACCTGGAGGACTAG
- a CDS encoding AAA family ATPase — protein MRVLHLTWFTPPTKPRPAPPFFGQERALKALESAFHQGGHGYLVGPSGLGKRKRFLAYLEGKAFPKEELVYLPLGEEAFPLLLPEGEGRALVEGVEALLAEFTPSLFREKGFLYAKSLVEARYEKEAEALLQALAEEAKEKGFTLEAEEGGFTLSGQGPLPPELSARLEETILAYVDLRQKAQAQVAALRRGFAERFLLPKAEELKGRFPQAGHYLHWLLENLLRAAALEEALEAEKLLPRLLVEGGVRVVHEPNPTPERLFGHLEYEVREGALTTHLGLLRPGALHRATGGVLVLEAHRVLELGSYPLLKRALATGEVEPLAPRPEVRGPRLKPAPLKAQVFLVGPPEVMAFLEEDEEFLELFPFRVEFAPEIPYTEENVAYLGGFLEAEGVALTPEGLAALADEARRMAGHQGRLDARLFRLLDLAKEAEAYRKPLDREAVQRALRAREERFGLEEELYLQDLKEGVVALEVQGERVGEVNGLVVVEGPWPTGRPVRITAQAGPGREGILSIDREVGLGGQVFHKAVLTLAGYLRGTYAQVGALSATVSLVFEQSYGGIEGDSAGLAELLAVLSALSGLPLRQDLAVTGAIDQTGRVLAVGRVAEKVEGFFRICQALGPTGTQGVVLPKANLPHLTLREEVVGAVEKGTFHLYAVEAVDEAIELLFGRKAYWVHEKVRETLAHFQSLENGEEKG, from the coding sequence ATGCGGGTTCTCCACCTCACCTGGTTCACCCCGCCCACGAAGCCCAGGCCCGCCCCTCCCTTCTTCGGCCAGGAGCGGGCCCTAAAGGCCCTGGAAAGCGCCTTCCACCAAGGGGGGCACGGCTATTTGGTGGGGCCAAGCGGCCTGGGTAAGCGCAAGCGCTTCCTCGCCTACCTGGAAGGCAAAGCTTTTCCCAAGGAAGAGCTCGTCTACCTCCCCCTGGGGGAGGAGGCCTTTCCCCTTCTCCTTCCGGAGGGGGAGGGGCGTGCCTTGGTGGAGGGCGTGGAGGCCCTCCTCGCCGAGTTCACCCCTAGCCTTTTCCGGGAAAAGGGCTTCCTCTACGCCAAAAGCCTGGTGGAAGCCCGCTACGAGAAGGAGGCGGAGGCCCTCCTCCAGGCCCTGGCGGAGGAGGCCAAGGAAAAGGGGTTCACCCTCGAGGCGGAAGAGGGCGGCTTTACCCTTTCCGGCCAAGGCCCCCTGCCCCCGGAGCTTTCCGCAAGGCTGGAAGAGACCATCCTGGCCTACGTGGACCTGCGGCAGAAGGCCCAGGCCCAGGTGGCCGCCCTCAGGCGGGGCTTCGCCGAGCGGTTCCTCCTGCCCAAGGCGGAGGAACTAAAGGGCCGCTTCCCCCAAGCGGGGCACTATTTGCATTGGCTTCTAGAAAATCTCCTGCGCGCCGCGGCTTTAGAGGAGGCGCTGGAGGCGGAAAAACTCCTTCCCCGCCTCCTGGTGGAAGGGGGGGTGCGGGTGGTCCACGAACCCAACCCCACCCCAGAACGGCTTTTCGGCCACCTGGAGTACGAGGTGCGGGAAGGCGCCCTCACCACCCACCTGGGCCTCCTGCGTCCCGGGGCCCTCCACCGGGCCACCGGGGGGGTTTTGGTCCTCGAGGCCCACCGGGTCCTGGAGCTCGGAAGCTACCCCCTCCTGAAAAGGGCCCTGGCCACGGGGGAGGTGGAGCCCCTCGCCCCCCGGCCCGAGGTGAGGGGCCCAAGGCTCAAACCCGCCCCCCTCAAGGCCCAGGTCTTCCTGGTGGGCCCCCCGGAGGTCATGGCCTTCCTGGAGGAGGACGAGGAGTTTCTGGAATTATTCCCCTTCCGGGTGGAGTTCGCCCCGGAGATCCCCTACACGGAGGAGAACGTGGCCTACCTGGGGGGGTTTTTGGAGGCGGAGGGGGTGGCCCTCACCCCCGAGGGGCTCGCCGCCCTGGCGGACGAGGCCAGGCGCATGGCAGGGCACCAGGGGCGGCTGGACGCCCGCCTCTTCCGCCTCCTGGACCTGGCCAAGGAGGCGGAGGCTTACCGCAAGCCCCTGGACCGGGAGGCGGTGCAAAGGGCGCTGCGGGCCCGGGAGGAGCGGTTTGGCCTAGAAGAGGAGCTCTACCTGCAAGACCTCAAGGAGGGCGTGGTGGCCCTGGAGGTGCAGGGGGAGCGGGTGGGGGAGGTAAACGGCCTCGTGGTGGTGGAAGGCCCTTGGCCCACGGGGCGCCCCGTGCGCATCACCGCCCAGGCCGGCCCCGGGCGGGAGGGCATCCTCTCCATTGACCGGGAGGTGGGCCTGGGCGGCCAGGTCTTCCACAAGGCGGTCCTCACCCTGGCCGGGTACCTCCGGGGCACCTACGCCCAGGTGGGGGCCCTTTCCGCCACGGTGAGCCTGGTCTTTGAGCAGAGCTACGGCGGGATTGAAGGGGATTCGGCGGGGCTCGCCGAGCTTTTGGCCGTGCTCTCCGCCCTCTCGGGCCTCCCCCTAAGGCAGGACCTGGCGGTGACCGGGGCCATTGACCAGACGGGCCGGGTCCTGGCGGTGGGACGGGTGGCGGAGAAGGTGGAGGGTTTCTTCCGCATCTGCCAGGCCCTGGGGCCTACGGGCACCCAAGGGGTGGTCCTCCCCAAGGCCAACCTCCCCCACCTCACCCTGCGGGAAGAGGTGGTGGGGGCTGTGGAGAAGGGCACGTTCCACCTCTACGCCGTGGAGGCGGTGGACGAGGCCATAGAGCTCCTCTTTGGCCGCAAGGCCTACTGGGTGCACGAGAAGGTGCGGGAAACCCTGGCCCACTTCCAGAGCCTGGAAAACGGGGAGGAAAAGGGCTAG
- a CDS encoding penicillin acylase family protein — MKRLLRLLALLLAGAAGLLVLAGVAGFVYLRASLPQTEGRIALKGLTAPVEVVRDRHGVVRIRAGSLWDLLFAQGFVHAQERLWQMEFQRRVGQGRLSEVLGEATLAQDRFLRTWGFYQAAKSAYERLYPEEKEAVDAYVAGVNAFLASGAPLPPEFALLGFRPEPWRGPDVLVWAKMMSFDLSGNWEEELLRHRLLARGVSPERLLELLPPYPEDAPTVLSAEDLRLPLRREEAPSALLPMAPPRFLEASNNWVVAGSRTATGKPFLADDPHLGLQAPSLWFLMALEAPGYRAVGASLPGVPGIVIGRNERIAWGVTNVGADVQDLYLLEEVGTGYRYRGQVLPYRVREEVIRIKGGREERLKVRETVYGPVITDALADPPKTPMALRWVSLDPEDHILMAYLGINRAKNWVEFQEALKLYSAPSQNFVYADIDGNIGYIAPGKFPIRREGHTGMVPVPGNGAWDWQGYRPPETWPMVLNPKEGLLVTANHKVTPKGFPYALTYDWAEPYRAERILELLRAKEKLTLEDMKAIQQDQKSLLFRDFRPVLSLLNPLSERARAWRERLLAWDGTMAPSSEEALVFALWYTELTRLPEKEVGEAHWDEPRYLLKALKEGDKNCDQPETEYPETCLDYAALALERALDRKEALKAKAWGEVHRAAFRHPVLTHTPLRRLSDRQVAFGGDRYTANVGPFDPQSLTMGHGPSYRQIVDLSNPEGSLFVHPMGQSGHLLSPHYADLLPLWARGDYLPMAFSGEGRTLLLEPGR, encoded by the coding sequence ATGAAACGCCTTCTAAGGCTTTTGGCCTTGCTGTTGGCGGGTGCGGCGGGCCTCCTCGTCCTGGCGGGGGTCGCCGGGTTCGTCTACCTCCGCGCCTCCCTGCCCCAGACGGAGGGGCGCATCGCCCTTAAGGGTCTTACTGCCCCGGTGGAGGTGGTGCGGGACCGGCACGGGGTGGTGCGGATAAGGGCGGGTAGCCTATGGGACCTCCTCTTCGCCCAAGGCTTCGTCCATGCCCAGGAGCGGCTTTGGCAGATGGAGTTCCAAAGGCGGGTGGGCCAGGGGCGCTTGAGCGAGGTCCTGGGGGAGGCTACCCTGGCCCAGGACCGCTTCCTCCGCACCTGGGGGTTCTACCAGGCGGCGAAGAGCGCCTACGAGAGGCTTTACCCCGAGGAGAAGGAGGCGGTGGACGCCTACGTGGCCGGGGTGAACGCCTTCTTGGCCTCGGGGGCCCCCTTGCCCCCCGAGTTCGCCCTCCTCGGCTTCCGCCCCGAGCCCTGGCGGGGGCCTGACGTTTTGGTCTGGGCCAAGATGATGAGCTTTGACCTTTCCGGGAACTGGGAGGAGGAGCTTTTGCGCCACCGCCTCCTCGCCCGGGGGGTGAGCCCGGAAAGGCTTTTGGAGCTCCTTCCCCCTTACCCCGAGGACGCCCCCACCGTTCTTAGCGCCGAGGACCTGAGGCTTCCCCTAAGGCGGGAGGAGGCCCCAAGCGCCCTTCTCCCCATGGCCCCGCCCCGCTTCCTCGAGGCCAGCAACAACTGGGTGGTGGCGGGGAGCCGCACCGCCACGGGGAAGCCCTTCCTGGCGGACGACCCCCACCTGGGCCTCCAGGCCCCTTCCCTCTGGTTCCTCATGGCCCTGGAGGCCCCGGGCTACCGGGCCGTGGGCGCCTCCTTGCCCGGGGTCCCCGGCATCGTCATCGGCCGCAACGAGCGCATCGCCTGGGGGGTGACCAACGTGGGGGCGGACGTGCAGGACCTGTACCTCCTGGAAGAGGTGGGGACGGGCTACCGCTATAGGGGCCAGGTCCTCCCCTACCGGGTGCGGGAGGAGGTGATCCGCATCAAGGGGGGGAGGGAGGAAAGGCTTAAGGTGCGGGAAACCGTCTATGGCCCCGTGATCACCGATGCCCTCGCAGACCCTCCCAAAACCCCCATGGCCCTCCGATGGGTGAGCCTGGACCCGGAGGACCACATCCTCATGGCCTATTTGGGCATTAACCGGGCCAAGAACTGGGTGGAGTTCCAGGAGGCGCTAAAGCTCTACTCCGCCCCCAGCCAAAACTTCGTCTACGCCGATATAGACGGCAATATCGGTTACATCGCCCCGGGGAAGTTCCCCATCCGCAGGGAGGGGCACACGGGCATGGTCCCCGTGCCCGGGAACGGGGCGTGGGACTGGCAGGGCTACCGCCCGCCCGAGACGTGGCCCATGGTGCTGAACCCCAAGGAGGGCCTCCTCGTCACCGCCAACCACAAGGTGACGCCCAAGGGTTTCCCCTACGCCCTCACCTACGACTGGGCCGAGCCCTACCGGGCAGAGCGCATCCTGGAACTCCTAAGGGCCAAGGAGAAGCTCACCCTGGAGGACATGAAGGCCATCCAGCAGGACCAAAAAAGCCTCCTCTTTCGGGACTTTCGCCCGGTCCTTTCCCTCCTTAACCCCCTTTCCGAAAGGGCCCGTGCCTGGCGGGAGAGGCTTCTCGCTTGGGACGGCACCATGGCCCCCTCCTCCGAGGAGGCCTTGGTCTTCGCCCTCTGGTACACCGAGCTCACCCGCCTTCCGGAAAAGGAAGTGGGAGAGGCCCACTGGGACGAGCCCCGCTACCTCCTAAAGGCCCTTAAGGAGGGGGATAAGAACTGCGACCAGCCGGAGACCGAGTACCCGGAAACCTGCCTGGACTACGCCGCCCTTGCCCTGGAGAGGGCCTTGGACCGGAAGGAGGCCCTTAAGGCCAAGGCCTGGGGGGAGGTCCACCGGGCGGCCTTCCGCCACCCCGTCCTCACCCACACCCCCTTGCGACGCCTCTCCGACCGCCAGGTGGCCTTTGGCGGGGACCGGTACACGGCGAACGTGGGCCCCTTTGACCCCCAAAGCCTCACCATGGGACACGGGCCGAGCTACCGCCAGATCGTGGACCTTTCCAACCCCGAAGGCTCCCTCTTCGTCCACCCCATGGGCCAGTCGGGCCACCTCCTCTCCCCCCACTACGCCGACCTCCTTCCCCTTTGGGCGAGGGGGGACTACCTTCCCATGGCCTTCTCTGGGGAGGGGAGGACCCTCCTTCTGGAGCCGGGCCGCTAG
- the glgC gene encoding glucose-1-phosphate adenylyltransferase has product MVKVEVLGMILAGGQGSRLYPLTAKRAKPAVPFGAKYRIIDFVLNNFVNSGIYAIYVLTQYKAQSLTEHIQRYWRFGAFLEDHFILLVPAQMYRYEELGPVWYRGTADAIYQNLHLVQNHAPQAVAIFGGDHIFKMNVRHMVEYHYEKRADITIAAYPVPVAEAGRFGVLQVDEEWRITEFQEKPKTPKPLPTKPHLALASMGNYIFRTEALFELLEADARDEASSHDFGKDVIPRALKEGYRVYAYDFHRNPIPGQEGPNLYWRDVGTLDAYFEASMDLVKVIPEFDLFNPEWPLRTANLFSPPAKFVHETGERVGRALNSLLAGGVIVSGGTVRESVLFRRVRVNSYSLVERSVLFDDVEVGRYCRIRNAIIDKNVKIPPHTEIGYDLEADRARGFTVTPEGVVVVPKGYRF; this is encoded by the coding sequence ATGGTCAAGGTGGAGGTTTTGGGGATGATTCTGGCGGGGGGGCAGGGGAGCCGCCTCTACCCCCTCACCGCCAAGCGGGCCAAGCCCGCCGTGCCCTTTGGGGCCAAATACCGCATCATTGACTTTGTTCTTAATAACTTTGTAAATTCCGGCATCTACGCCATCTACGTCCTCACCCAGTACAAGGCCCAGTCCCTCACCGAGCACATCCAGCGGTACTGGCGCTTTGGCGCCTTTCTGGAGGACCACTTCATCCTCCTCGTCCCGGCCCAGATGTACCGCTACGAGGAGCTTGGGCCCGTGTGGTACCGGGGTACGGCGGACGCCATTTACCAGAACCTGCACCTGGTGCAGAACCATGCCCCCCAGGCGGTGGCCATCTTCGGCGGGGACCATATCTTCAAGATGAACGTCCGCCACATGGTGGAGTACCACTACGAGAAGCGGGCGGACATCACCATCGCCGCCTACCCCGTGCCCGTGGCGGAGGCGGGCCGCTTTGGCGTCCTCCAGGTGGACGAGGAGTGGCGCATCACCGAGTTCCAGGAAAAGCCCAAGACGCCCAAGCCCCTGCCCACGAAGCCCCACCTGGCCCTGGCCTCCATGGGCAACTACATCTTCCGCACCGAGGCCCTCTTTGAGCTTCTGGAGGCGGATGCCCGGGACGAGGCCAGCTCCCACGACTTCGGCAAGGACGTCATCCCCCGCGCCCTCAAGGAGGGGTACCGGGTCTACGCCTACGATTTCCACCGGAACCCCATCCCCGGCCAAGAGGGGCCCAACCTCTACTGGCGGGACGTGGGGACCCTGGACGCCTACTTTGAGGCCAGCATGGACCTGGTCAAGGTCATCCCCGAGTTTGACCTCTTCAACCCCGAGTGGCCCCTCAGGACCGCCAACCTCTTCAGCCCCCCGGCCAAGTTCGTCCACGAAACGGGGGAGCGGGTGGGCCGGGCCCTCAATAGCCTCCTCGCCGGTGGGGTCATCGTGAGCGGGGGGACGGTGCGGGAGTCGGTCCTGTTCCGCCGGGTGCGGGTCAACTCCTACAGCCTGGTGGAGCGCTCCGTGCTCTTTGACGACGTGGAGGTGGGGCGGTACTGCCGCATCCGGAATGCCATCATTGACAAGAACGTGAAGATCCCCCCCCACACGGAGATCGGCTACGACCTCGAGGCCGACCGGGCCCGCGGGTTCACCGTGACCCCGGAAGGGGTGGTGGTGGTGCCCAAGGGGTACCGCTTCTAG
- a CDS encoding alpha/beta hydrolase — MREETLTLAGLPVLAHLPEAPKALLLALHGLQGSKEHILSLLPGYAERGFLLLAFDAPRHGERGSPPSAKSPRYVEEVYQVALGYKEEAWAVAEEARRRYGLPLFLAGGSLGAFVLHLLLSEGFRPRAALAFIGSGFPMKLPQGQEIQDPKVEALYQTPPALKGEAYGNVPLLHLHGTKDLIVPLARMEKTLEALRPHYGEGRLARYVEEGTGHTITPFMARVGLGFLEAWQEEGAP; from the coding sequence ATGCGGGAAGAAACCCTCACCCTGGCCGGCCTTCCCGTCCTGGCCCACCTCCCCGAGGCGCCCAAGGCCCTCCTCCTTGCCCTTCACGGCCTGCAGGGGTCCAAAGAGCACATCCTTTCCCTCCTTCCCGGCTACGCCGAGCGGGGGTTTTTGCTCCTCGCCTTTGACGCCCCCAGGCACGGGGAAAGGGGAAGCCCCCCTTCCGCCAAAAGCCCCCGCTACGTGGAGGAGGTCTACCAGGTGGCCTTGGGCTATAAGGAGGAGGCCTGGGCCGTGGCGGAGGAGGCCAGGAGGCGGTATGGCCTGCCCCTTTTCCTGGCTGGGGGAAGCCTGGGGGCCTTCGTGCTCCACCTCCTCCTTTCGGAAGGCTTCCGGCCCCGGGCGGCCCTGGCCTTTATCGGCTCCGGGTTTCCCATGAAGCTCCCCCAGGGGCAGGAGATCCAGGACCCCAAGGTGGAAGCCCTCTACCAAACCCCCCCCGCCCTCAAGGGGGAGGCCTACGGGAACGTTCCCCTTTTGCACCTCCACGGCACCAAGGACCTCATCGTCCCCCTGGCCCGCATGGAGAAGACCTTGGAGGCGCTTAGGCCCCACTACGGGGAAGGCCGCCTGGCCCGGTACGTGGAGGAGGGCACGGGCCACACCATCACCCCCTTCATGGCCCGGGTGGGCCTGGGCTTTCTGGAAGCCTGGCAGGAGGAAGGTGCTCCTTAA
- a CDS encoding DUF72 domain-containing protein has protein sequence MLLKGLKGYRGYPGGFKAYRQAFPTVELSWWHRVGDPKAIGRLRALAPPSFRFSVFGHKHLTFRPSGEERRVLRRFLRRFRLFGNQRGAVRLWVPEEVTPEAFREWLDLLEEVEEEVGPMPLAFQAAEPLRPLLRARGRVVVNEPGGAFLYLVDPEGPLPEGEGYLYVSPSQPGPSVLHSRAEVDPD, from the coding sequence GTGCTCCTTAAAGGGCTCAAGGGCTACAGGGGGTATCCTGGGGGGTTCAAGGCCTACCGCCAGGCCTTCCCCACGGTGGAGCTTTCCTGGTGGCACCGGGTGGGGGACCCCAAGGCGATAGGCCGCCTCCGGGCCCTGGCCCCTCCGAGCTTCCGCTTCAGCGTCTTCGGCCACAAGCACCTCACCTTCCGCCCCTCGGGGGAGGAAAGGCGGGTCTTGCGCCGCTTCCTCAGGCGTTTCCGCCTCTTCGGGAACCAAAGGGGGGCGGTGCGGCTTTGGGTGCCGGAGGAGGTGACCCCCGAGGCGTTTCGGGAGTGGCTGGACCTCCTGGAGGAGGTGGAGGAGGAGGTTGGGCCCATGCCCCTCGCCTTCCAGGCGGCGGAACCCTTACGCCCCCTCCTTCGGGCAAGGGGGCGGGTGGTGGTGAACGAGCCCGGGGGAGCCTTCCTCTACCTGGTGGACCCGGAAGGTCCCTTGCCCGAAGGGGAGGGTTACCTTTACGTGAGCCCTTCACAACCCGGGCCTTCCGTCCTACACTCAAGGGCGGAGGTTGACCCGGATTGA
- a CDS encoding ribose-phosphate diphosphokinase: MDRPLLIFSGQSNRPLAQAIAEALGLPLGKSTTLRFANDNLFVRYEESLREGDVFIVQSLTPPVQDHLMELLMMIDAAKGASAARVTAVIPYFSYARSDKKDAPRISIAARLIADLLQTAGADRVLTMTLHSPQVHGFFKVPVDHLSAEPVIANHFATQVDLENAVVVAPDAGDIKRASSLARRLGLPLAFIDKERVSDTQVRVRMLVGEVAGKTALIVDDEISTAGSLVEAVEALLQAGAREVYAAATHGVYVGPALERIAKSPVKEVAATDTCPPKEGPKLKTLTVAPLFAEAIWRIHRGESVSSLFT; encoded by the coding sequence ATGGACCGCCCCCTTTTGATCTTTTCCGGCCAGTCCAACCGCCCCTTAGCCCAGGCCATCGCCGAGGCCCTGGGCCTTCCCCTGGGCAAGAGCACCACCCTTCGCTTCGCCAACGATAACCTCTTCGTGCGTTACGAGGAAAGCCTCCGGGAAGGCGACGTCTTCATCGTCCAGTCCCTGACCCCGCCGGTGCAGGACCACCTGATGGAGCTCCTCATGATGATTGACGCCGCCAAGGGGGCCAGCGCCGCCCGGGTCACCGCCGTCATCCCCTACTTCTCCTACGCCCGGAGCGATAAGAAGGACGCCCCCCGCATCTCCATCGCCGCCCGGCTCATCGCCGACCTCCTGCAGACGGCGGGGGCCGACCGGGTCCTCACCATGACCCTCCACTCCCCCCAGGTACACGGTTTCTTCAAGGTGCCCGTGGACCACCTCTCCGCCGAGCCCGTCATCGCCAACCACTTCGCCACCCAGGTGGACCTGGAAAACGCCGTGGTGGTGGCCCCAGACGCCGGGGACATCAAGCGGGCAAGCTCCCTCGCCCGCAGGCTGGGCCTGCCCCTGGCCTTCATTGACAAGGAGCGGGTTTCCGACACCCAGGTGCGGGTACGGATGCTGGTGGGGGAGGTGGCGGGGAAGACCGCCCTCATCGTGGACGACGAGATCTCCACCGCCGGGAGCCTGGTGGAGGCGGTGGAGGCCCTCCTCCAAGCGGGGGCCAGGGAGGTCTACGCCGCCGCCACCCACGGGGTCTACGTGGGCCCCGCCCTGGAGCGCATCGCCAAGAGCCCGGTGAAGGAGGTGGCGGCCACGGACACCTGCCCGCCCAAGGAAGGCCCCAAGCTCAAGACCCTCACCGTGGCCCCCCTCTTCGCCGAGGCCATCTGGCGCATCCACCGGGGGGAGTCGGTGTCCAGCCTCTTCACCTAG
- a CDS encoding M24 family metallopeptidase has protein sequence MELARIQEALREERLDGWLLYTFGRSNPVALEVLGLSGLHLTRRLAYLIPREGEPTLLCHAIEESLLPPLPGRRRTYHTWEGFLTGLREALEGARRVALEYVPGGAIPYLSRVDGGTLDLLRGLGLEAASSWPLLLLFQTWGEEKLQSHRRAASGLVVAKELALSFLREHPEATEKAVQGVLVRVLEERGLVFDHPPMVAFGENAANPHHAPTERPLREGDVVLLDLWAKEAGGVYADITWMAEYRAKEAAHKAFHQVVAAREAALRFVAEAYQKGRYPKGFEVDRVAHQVLLEGGYGGYIRHRTGHNLGEEVHGSGPHLDDLETHDFRPLVPGLAFTVEPGLYLETFGVRTEVNVYLHPTGPEVTTPKQAALTPL, from the coding sequence ATGGAGCTTGCCCGCATCCAGGAAGCCCTACGGGAGGAGCGGCTAGACGGCTGGCTCCTCTACACCTTTGGCCGGAGCAACCCGGTGGCCCTCGAGGTCCTGGGCCTAAGCGGCCTCCACCTCACCCGCCGCCTGGCCTACCTCATCCCCCGGGAGGGGGAGCCCACCCTCCTCTGCCACGCCATTGAGGAAAGCCTTCTCCCCCCACTGCCCGGCAGGCGGCGCACCTACCACACCTGGGAAGGCTTCCTAACGGGCCTAAGGGAAGCCCTGGAGGGGGCCCGGCGGGTGGCCTTAGAGTACGTGCCGGGCGGGGCCATCCCCTACCTTTCCCGGGTGGACGGGGGTACCTTGGACCTCCTAAGGGGCCTGGGCCTCGAGGCCGCCTCCTCCTGGCCCCTCCTCCTCCTCTTCCAGACCTGGGGGGAAGAGAAGCTCCAAAGCCACCGCCGGGCGGCCTCGGGGCTCGTGGTGGCCAAGGAGCTCGCCCTAAGCTTCCTCCGGGAACACCCGGAGGCCACGGAAAAGGCGGTGCAAGGGGTCCTGGTCCGTGTCCTGGAGGAAAGGGGGCTCGTCTTTGACCACCCCCCCATGGTGGCCTTCGGGGAAAACGCCGCCAACCCCCACCACGCCCCCACGGAAAGGCCCCTGAGGGAAGGGGACGTGGTCCTCCTGGACCTCTGGGCCAAGGAGGCGGGCGGGGTTTACGCCGACATCACCTGGATGGCGGAGTATAGGGCAAAGGAGGCGGCCCACAAGGCCTTCCACCAGGTGGTGGCGGCCCGGGAGGCCGCCCTTCGCTTCGTGGCGGAGGCGTACCAAAAGGGGCGCTACCCCAAGGGCTTTGAGGTGGACCGGGTGGCCCACCAGGTCCTCCTGGAAGGGGGGTACGGGGGCTACATCCGCCACCGCACCGGGCACAACCTGGGGGAGGAGGTGCACGGGTCTGGCCCCCACCTGGACGACCTGGAAACCCACGATTTCCGCCCCTTGGTGCCGGGGCTTGCCTTCACCGTGGAGCCCGGGCTTTACCTGGAAACCTTCGGCGTGCGCACGGAGGTGAACGTCTACCTCCACCCCACGGGCCCCGAGGTGACCACGCCCAAACAGGCGGCGCTTACCCCGCTTTAG